A region of Polynucleobacter sp. JS-Mosq-20-D10 DNA encodes the following proteins:
- the modB gene encoding molybdate ABC transporter permease subunit — MDIDAILLSLKLAFWTMALMLPFGIWVAHKLVNLNRSRPWVEAALALPLVLPPTVLGYYFLVSFGNTSIFGVPLVFSFTGILLASLIANIPFAIQPIQRAFEAINPEIREAAQVSGLSNWQIFRLIELPLSWRGITGAAALTFAHTLGEFGVVLMVGGAIPGETKTASIAIYDKVQSFDTSGAGAIALVLLGISLVCIALSYGVLGRNPNLRKGLS, encoded by the coding sequence ATGGATATTGATGCAATTCTGCTGTCCTTAAAGCTTGCTTTTTGGACCATGGCTCTGATGTTGCCATTTGGGATATGGGTTGCCCATAAGCTAGTGAATCTCAATAGAAGCCGACCATGGGTTGAGGCTGCTCTGGCTCTTCCCTTGGTGCTTCCGCCGACAGTTTTGGGCTACTACTTTCTGGTTTCATTTGGTAACACCAGTATTTTCGGCGTTCCCCTTGTATTCTCATTTACAGGAATCCTACTTGCATCGCTAATTGCAAATATCCCATTTGCAATTCAGCCTATACAGCGGGCCTTTGAGGCTATTAATCCTGAAATTCGAGAGGCCGCCCAAGTCAGCGGCCTCAGTAATTGGCAAATCTTTCGCTTAATTGAACTTCCCCTCTCTTGGCGTGGCATTACTGGTGCAGCCGCCCTCACCTTCGCCCATACCCTTGGGGAATTCGGCGTTGTCCTGATGGTTGGTGGCGCAATACCTGGTGAAACAAAAACAGCCTCTATTGCAATTTATGACAAGGTTCAGAGCTTTGACACCTCTGGTGCCGGCGCTATTGCTCTTGTCCTCTTGGGTATATCTCTGGTGTGCATTGCTCTTTCCTATGGAGTACTGGGGCGCAATCCAAATTTGCGCAAAGGCTTAAGCTAA
- a CDS encoding ABC transporter ATP-binding protein produces the protein MLRVKIQQTAPSQLQINLECAPGELHALVGPSGSGKTSVLRTIAGLNKPASGKIECDGEVWFEGDDLRSKVQQLSPAERSCGFLFQQYALFPHLSALDNVTIPLQNTDISRSKRKAISLDLLDRMGIANLAERMPNQLSGGQQQRVAIARALARQPKVLLLDEPFSAIDTPTRQSLYKILADLRSDLNIPILLVTHDLREADLLADHITVIDQGISLQTAAPQVLFQKPRNSRVAELVGISNLFNGVFDTGSLTWDGCAKVFSVADKGKIPPKSRVAWVIPQSGLSLHNKPTQTSIPALVQKMSSLGQIAVTQLRIQESKNTVEWEASSAEVRRLEMEVGKQMHIELDGNQIHIMPLRLINDPRRFIGN, from the coding sequence ATGTTAAGGGTCAAAATTCAACAGACCGCTCCAAGCCAGCTACAAATCAATCTTGAGTGCGCTCCAGGAGAATTGCATGCTTTAGTAGGACCCTCCGGGAGTGGTAAAACTAGCGTTCTCAGAACGATTGCAGGCTTAAACAAACCCGCTAGTGGAAAAATTGAGTGTGACGGCGAGGTCTGGTTTGAGGGGGATGATCTGCGCAGCAAAGTCCAGCAACTCTCGCCGGCAGAACGCTCTTGCGGCTTCTTATTTCAGCAGTACGCTCTTTTTCCCCATCTCAGCGCCTTGGATAATGTGACGATTCCATTGCAGAACACTGACATCTCCAGATCTAAGCGCAAGGCTATTAGCTTGGATCTGCTTGATCGCATGGGTATTGCTAATCTCGCAGAGCGCATGCCAAATCAACTATCTGGCGGACAACAGCAACGCGTTGCTATTGCAAGAGCACTTGCTAGACAGCCGAAAGTCTTATTACTAGATGAGCCATTTTCGGCGATCGACACACCAACACGTCAAAGTCTATACAAAATATTGGCAGATCTACGTTCAGACTTAAACATCCCCATCTTGTTAGTCACTCATGACCTACGTGAGGCTGATTTATTGGCTGATCATATTACTGTTATTGACCAAGGTATTAGCCTGCAAACTGCAGCGCCACAAGTACTGTTTCAGAAGCCGAGAAATTCAAGGGTTGCTGAATTGGTTGGCATTAGCAATCTGTTTAATGGCGTATTCGACACCGGCAGCTTGACTTGGGATGGCTGCGCAAAGGTCTTTTCAGTTGCGGATAAAGGAAAGATTCCACCGAAATCTCGGGTTGCCTGGGTCATCCCCCAAAGTGGCTTAAGCCTTCATAACAAACCAACGCAAACTAGCATACCTGCCTTAGTTCAAAAGATGAGTAGTCTTGGCCAGATAGCTGTGACCCAGTTACGTATTCAAGAGAGTAAAAATACTGTTGAATGGGAGGCCTCCTCCGCCGAAGTCAGGAGGCTGGAGATGGAAGTCGGCAAGCAAATGCATATCGAGCTTGATGGCAATCAAATTCACATCATGCCCTTACGGCTAATTAATGATCCTAGACGCTTCATTGGAAATTAA
- a CDS encoding SPOR domain-containing protein: MIRLPKLFKRNYQTEDLDRASVRGHRSVNKLAPRSFQRAQENEELALTEDPDQQRARHRLIGAAVLVLIAVVGLPRILDNKPKSVNNDIAVNIVTSLPAPNTAMPANDEKVKPAAAVQAPAKEKEPTLSKEVVKTSSPTVSKINSISGLAAGEEVITAPDAITKSKTEELPKKVGPGKYVIQIGAFASEERAKGWIAKMKDQKIPNYVFNKTGTDGVKLFVLRAGPFADKDAAEVAEKKVKAMGLSPRLVEVEAP, translated from the coding sequence ATGATTCGTTTACCGAAGCTTTTTAAGCGAAACTATCAGACTGAAGACCTTGATCGGGCTTCGGTGAGGGGGCATCGTTCAGTCAATAAATTAGCTCCTCGTAGTTTTCAGCGGGCTCAAGAAAACGAAGAGCTAGCACTTACAGAAGACCCTGATCAGCAACGTGCTCGTCACCGTCTGATTGGTGCAGCTGTCCTAGTGTTAATTGCGGTAGTTGGCCTTCCTCGTATTTTGGATAACAAACCCAAATCTGTGAATAACGATATTGCTGTGAATATTGTTACTAGTCTGCCCGCCCCCAATACTGCAATGCCCGCAAATGATGAGAAGGTAAAACCGGCCGCCGCTGTTCAGGCGCCAGCGAAAGAAAAAGAGCCCACTCTATCCAAAGAAGTTGTAAAAACGTCATCTCCTACGGTAAGCAAAATAAATTCTATTAGTGGCTTGGCCGCTGGTGAAGAGGTCATTACTGCACCAGATGCAATCACCAAATCAAAAACTGAAGAACTGCCAAAAAAAGTGGGGCCTGGTAAGTATGTCATTCAGATTGGTGCTTTTGCATCTGAAGAGCGGGCTAAGGGTTGGATAGCTAAGATGAAGGATCAAAAGATTCCTAATTATGTTTTCAATAAAACCGGCACCGACGGTGTAAAGCTTTTTGTATTAAGAGCTGGCCCTTTTGCAGATAAGGACGCGGCTGAAGTTGCTGAGAAAAAAGTCAAGGCTATGGGCTTGTCTCCAAGGCTAGTTGAGGTGGAAGCCCCTTAA
- a CDS encoding metalloregulator ArsR/SmtB family transcription factor, which translates to MNIETKAKKATKNLSPQVMEEVFSRVAEYFSVLSEPSRLRIMYAVCSGEKSVSEVVELCGSSQANVSRHLSALHKAGILLRRKEGITVFYSIADNATVEMCQTVCAKIAESLH; encoded by the coding sequence ATGAATATTGAAACTAAAGCAAAAAAAGCCACCAAAAATCTCTCTCCGCAAGTAATGGAAGAGGTTTTTTCACGTGTTGCTGAATACTTCAGCGTTCTTTCGGAACCGTCACGCTTACGCATCATGTATGCAGTGTGTAGCGGTGAAAAGTCTGTATCTGAGGTTGTTGAGTTGTGCGGCTCGAGCCAGGCTAATGTTTCACGTCACCTTTCTGCGCTTCACAAAGCGGGAATTTTGCTTAGACGCAAAGAGGGCATCACTGTCTTTTATTCAATTGCTGATAACGCCACTGTGGAAATGTGCCAAACCGTGTGCGCCAAGATTGCCGAGAGTTTGCATTAA
- a CDS encoding c-type cytochrome, translating to MFKLDKFSIGLGFATLIAISSQQVLAQSGSAKFPGIGRTATPAEVAAWDIDVRPDFKGLPKGSGSVEKGQVIWEAKCASCHGTFGESNEIFTPIAGGTSKDDLKTGRVASLKDMKQPQRTTLMKVPTVSTLWDYIYRAMPWNAPRSLTPDDTYALVAFILSLGEVVPDDFVLSDKNIAEIKMPNRNGMTTKHGFWNVKDKPDVNGSACMLNCVPFVQIGSTLPDFARNAHENIAEQNRMYGPYRGADTTKPPIKQLPGSSGAGLAHAADTHSSAAKGPSVLFKNENCSACHAPNAKLVGPSIADIAKKYEGQSGAVDKLMTKVKVGGAGVWGSIPMPAQAQLTDEDRKALVVWMLSSGK from the coding sequence ATGTTCAAGTTGGATAAATTTAGCATCGGTCTAGGATTTGCGACGCTCATCGCAATTAGTTCTCAACAAGTATTAGCGCAATCTGGCTCAGCCAAATTCCCTGGTATTGGTAGAACGGCTACTCCTGCAGAAGTTGCAGCCTGGGATATTGATGTGCGCCCAGACTTCAAAGGTTTGCCTAAAGGATCTGGTTCTGTTGAAAAGGGTCAGGTTATATGGGAGGCTAAATGCGCCAGTTGCCATGGCACCTTTGGTGAGTCTAATGAAATCTTTACGCCTATCGCTGGTGGTACCTCCAAGGATGATTTGAAGACAGGTCGAGTTGCCTCTTTAAAAGATATGAAGCAGCCTCAAAGAACGACCTTAATGAAGGTGCCCACAGTATCTACATTATGGGATTACATTTATCGCGCTATGCCATGGAATGCTCCTAGATCACTGACTCCTGACGATACTTATGCATTAGTTGCATTTATCTTGAGTCTTGGTGAAGTTGTTCCAGATGATTTTGTTCTCAGCGATAAAAATATTGCTGAAATTAAAATGCCAAACCGCAACGGTATGACGACTAAGCATGGCTTTTGGAATGTAAAAGATAAGCCTGACGTCAATGGCAGTGCATGTATGCTTAACTGTGTACCATTTGTGCAAATTGGATCAACCTTGCCTGACTTTGCTCGCAACGCTCATGAAAATATTGCTGAGCAAAATCGAATGTACGGCCCATATCGTGGTGCAGACACCACGAAGCCACCCATTAAACAATTACCTGGTTCTTCAGGAGCTGGGTTGGCACATGCAGCAGATACCCATTCTTCTGCAGCAAAAGGTCCGTCAGTACTCTTTAAAAATGAGAACTGCTCTGCTTGCCATGCCCCCAATGCCAAGTTGGTTGGACCATCAATTGCAGATATTGCTAAAAAGTATGAGGGTCAGAGTGGTGCAGTGGATAAGTTAATGACCAAGGTGAAAGTGGGGGGAGCAGGGGTGTGGGGCTCAATCCCGATGCCAGCTCAAGCCCAGCTTACTGATGAAGATCGCAAGGCTTTAGTGGTTTGGATGCTTTCTAGCGGTAAATAA
- a CDS encoding high-potential iron-sulfur protein, whose protein sequence is MKNSRRQFMILSAAGACTLALNGHVQAQAMVAETDPQAAALGYKANATAVDKAKYPKYAAGQACGNCALYQGKPDSAAGGCSLFAGKQVAGKGWCSAYAKKA, encoded by the coding sequence ATGAAAAATAGTCGTCGCCAATTTATGATTTTGTCTGCTGCTGGTGCTTGCACCTTGGCCTTGAATGGTCATGTTCAAGCCCAAGCCATGGTTGCTGAAACAGATCCACAAGCTGCTGCATTGGGTTACAAAGCAAACGCTACTGCTGTAGACAAAGCAAAGTACCCTAAGTACGCCGCTGGTCAGGCATGCGGCAACTGCGCTTTGTACCAAGGTAAGCCTGATTCTGCTGCCGGTGGTTGCTCTTTGTTTGCTGGCAAGCAAGTTGCTGGTAAAGGCTGGTGCTCTGCATACGCTAAGAAGGCTTAA
- a CDS encoding CvpA family protein, whose protein sequence is MEYLSTLQLTTVDYFILVVLLVSALVGISRGLFKEVLALASWFVAAWVAYHYTNYLSVEWLSTFHMDELLSLGVSFLVLFILTLIVCGLIGNVIQKIILSAGLSMTDRFLGLVFGLARGGVVVVVMATLAALTPIPQSVAWQKAITRPAIDIATSLIKGWLPADWAKQLGNAMPKIAPTITPSLTIGI, encoded by the coding sequence ATGGAATATTTATCCACCCTGCAGTTAACCACGGTGGATTACTTCATCCTCGTAGTGCTATTGGTGTCTGCATTGGTGGGAATTTCTCGGGGTCTCTTTAAAGAGGTGCTAGCACTAGCCTCTTGGTTCGTAGCTGCTTGGGTTGCTTATCACTATACAAACTATCTTTCTGTTGAATGGTTGTCTACTTTTCATATGGATGAGTTGCTGAGCTTGGGTGTGAGTTTCCTCGTTCTATTTATACTTACCTTGATTGTCTGTGGTTTGATCGGTAATGTGATTCAAAAGATTATTTTGTCTGCTGGATTGAGCATGACAGATCGATTTCTCGGTCTTGTTTTTGGCTTGGCACGTGGTGGTGTAGTGGTAGTCGTGATGGCCACATTAGCGGCCTTGACTCCTATTCCTCAAAGCGTCGCTTGGCAGAAGGCAATTACCCGGCCAGCCATCGATATCGCAACTAGTTTAATTAAAGGTTGGTTGCCGGCTGACTGGGCAAAGCAATTAGGTAATGCAATGCCTAAAATTGCACCCACCATTACACCTTCATTAACAATAGGGATCTAG
- a CDS encoding O-succinylhomoserine sulfhydrylase encodes MKSKTTRKKPDFSKLALETLAVRAGTRRTAEYQEHSEAMFLTSSFCFDSAELAADGFAHADQGFIYSRFTNPTVSMFQDRLAALEGGEACIATSSGMAAILTMAMSHLQAGDHVVCSRSVFGATIQLFSNILGRFGITTTYVDLSDTKAWQSAVQENTKLFYLETPSNPLTEIADIKAISKIAKKAKALFAVDNCFCTPALQKPLALGADVVIHSATKYLDGQGRVVGGAIVGSNDFIMGKVFPYVRTAGPTLSAFNAWVFLKGLETLELRMKQQSQNALEIAQWLEKQPGVERVYHPGLKSHPQHALAKRQQKAGGAILSFTLKGGKKAAFKLINQTKLCSITANLGDTRTTITHPATTTHCRVSPEARKAAGITDGLVRIAVGLESVVDLKSDLIGGLKK; translated from the coding sequence ATGAAGAGTAAAACTACCCGTAAAAAACCTGACTTCTCTAAGCTCGCGCTTGAAACCTTGGCGGTTCGTGCAGGTACACGCCGTACTGCTGAATATCAAGAGCACTCTGAGGCCATGTTCCTCACTTCGAGCTTTTGCTTTGATAGTGCTGAACTTGCAGCGGATGGTTTTGCACATGCAGATCAGGGTTTTATTTATTCTCGCTTTACCAATCCTACTGTCAGTATGTTCCAGGATCGATTGGCTGCGCTAGAGGGCGGCGAAGCTTGTATTGCAACTTCTTCTGGTATGGCTGCTATTTTGACGATGGCAATGTCGCATCTTCAGGCGGGAGATCACGTGGTTTGTTCTCGCTCTGTATTTGGTGCCACCATCCAATTATTTAGCAATATTCTGGGGCGCTTTGGTATTACAACGACCTATGTGGATTTGTCAGATACTAAAGCTTGGCAGAGTGCCGTCCAAGAAAATACCAAGTTGTTTTACTTGGAAACGCCTTCCAATCCATTGACTGAAATTGCGGATATCAAAGCTATCTCTAAGATAGCAAAGAAAGCTAAAGCTTTATTTGCAGTTGATAACTGCTTTTGTACGCCGGCCTTGCAAAAGCCACTTGCATTAGGTGCTGATGTAGTAATCCATTCGGCAACCAAATATTTGGATGGCCAGGGTCGTGTGGTTGGTGGCGCTATTGTAGGTAGCAATGATTTCATCATGGGCAAAGTATTTCCCTATGTGCGTACTGCTGGCCCAACACTCTCAGCGTTCAATGCCTGGGTGTTCTTAAAAGGTTTAGAGACTCTAGAGTTGCGTATGAAGCAGCAGAGTCAAAATGCTCTAGAGATTGCTCAATGGTTGGAAAAGCAGCCTGGAGTAGAACGCGTTTATCATCCTGGTCTGAAGTCTCATCCTCAACATGCGCTGGCTAAGCGCCAGCAAAAAGCGGGTGGTGCTATTTTGTCCTTCACACTTAAGGGTGGAAAAAAAGCTGCTTTCAAGCTAATCAATCAAACGAAACTCTGCTCCATTACGGCAAACCTGGGGGACACTCGTACAACGATTACCCATCCTGCTACAACGACACACTGCCGAGTAAGTCCAGAGGCTCGCAAAGCTGCAGGCATCACTGATGGCTTGGTTCGCATCGCAGTTGGTCTCGAGAGCGTAGTGGATTTAAAGAGTGATCTCATTGGTGGTTTGAAGAAGTAA
- the purF gene encoding amidophosphoribosyltransferase, giving the protein MCGVVGTVSHSPVNQLIYDALLLLQHRGQDAAGMATMNGNSFTMHKANGLVRDVFRTRNMRSLVGSAGIGQVRYPTAGSASSEEEAQPFYVSAPYGIILAHNGNLTNAASLRVEMAYRDRRHINTSSDTEVLLNVLADELQKETNSAALDEGAMFNAVTQVTQRVKGSYAVVSLIAGYGLLAFRDPFGIRPLCIGRMDTPKGPEWMIASESVALDGLGFTFVRDVNPGEAIYIDLDGNFSSRQCVADAVLTPCIFEYVYMARPDSTIDGVTVYNVRMRMGDYLAEKIRKETIPGEIDVVMPIPDSSRPAAMQVAKRLGVDYREGFFKNRYIGRTFIMPGQAVRKKSVRQKLNAMRIEFKDKTVLIVDDSIVRGTTSFEIVQMARESGAKKVIFASAAPPVRFPNVYGIDMPTRSELVAYGRTDEEINKMIGADQLIYQSVEDMKQAVKDINPDIQHFEASCFDGHYITGDINESYLDALEAARNTSEAKADRQRDSSDFARSQLHLHLATED; this is encoded by the coding sequence ATGTGCGGCGTCGTTGGAACAGTTTCCCACTCCCCAGTTAATCAGCTTATTTATGACGCGTTGTTGTTGCTTCAACATCGTGGTCAGGATGCTGCCGGCATGGCAACGATGAATGGCAATTCATTCACGATGCATAAAGCCAATGGTCTTGTGCGAGATGTATTTAGAACTCGCAATATGCGAAGTCTAGTAGGTAGTGCTGGCATTGGTCAGGTTCGCTACCCAACCGCCGGCTCTGCAAGCAGTGAGGAAGAGGCTCAACCGTTTTATGTGAGCGCTCCTTACGGCATTATTTTGGCCCATAACGGTAATCTGACTAATGCGGCTAGCCTGCGTGTAGAGATGGCTTATCGTGATCGTCGCCACATTAATACCAGTTCAGATACAGAGGTGTTATTAAATGTACTGGCCGATGAACTTCAAAAAGAAACTAATAGCGCAGCATTAGATGAGGGCGCTATGTTTAACGCCGTTACACAAGTAACTCAACGCGTTAAGGGCTCTTATGCTGTGGTTTCTTTGATAGCTGGTTACGGTTTATTGGCATTTCGCGATCCGTTTGGAATTCGGCCCCTCTGCATCGGTCGCATGGATACACCGAAGGGTCCGGAGTGGATGATTGCCTCTGAGTCAGTTGCACTTGATGGCCTTGGCTTTACTTTTGTGCGTGATGTAAATCCTGGCGAAGCAATTTATATTGATTTGGATGGTAATTTCTCTTCACGTCAGTGCGTTGCTGATGCAGTTCTGACGCCTTGCATTTTTGAATACGTTTATATGGCTCGTCCAGACTCCACGATTGATGGTGTGACTGTTTATAACGTACGGATGCGCATGGGCGACTATCTTGCTGAAAAGATTCGAAAAGAAACGATTCCAGGTGAGATTGATGTTGTGATGCCGATCCCTGACTCTAGTCGTCCAGCGGCAATGCAGGTTGCTAAACGTCTAGGCGTAGATTACCGAGAAGGATTCTTCAAGAATCGTTACATTGGTAGAACCTTCATCATGCCAGGTCAGGCTGTTCGTAAAAAATCAGTACGCCAGAAACTCAATGCCATGCGCATTGAGTTCAAAGACAAGACTGTCCTCATTGTGGATGACTCTATTGTTCGCGGTACAACCTCATTTGAGATTGTGCAGATGGCACGAGAGTCTGGCGCCAAGAAAGTGATTTTTGCTTCTGCAGCACCCCCTGTGCGCTTCCCTAATGTCTATGGCATCGATATGCCAACTCGTAGTGAGTTGGTTGCCTATGGCCGTACTGATGAAGAGATCAATAAGATGATTGGTGCAGACCAATTAATCTATCAAAGCGTCGAAGATATGAAGCAGGCAGTGAAGGATATTAATCCCGATATCCAGCACTTTGAGGCATCTTGTTTTGATGGCCACTATATTACCGGCGATATTAATGAATCCTATTTAGATGCTCTCGAGGCTGCTCGTAATACCTCCGAGGCCAAAGCTGACCGTCAACGCGATTCTAGTGACTTTGCCCGTTCGCAACTGCATTTGCACTTAGCTACAGAAGACTAA
- the soxC gene encoding sulfite dehydrogenase: protein MEKPFNQARLVKAPEHFISQELIADINANGLDETRRSFLRKGFMSALGGAAAGLATPLAMAAGEGDPAILEKQEWQTTLGKNVATMPYGVPSIYESNLIRRESPGLTRVSAASVAFTPLQGLFGTITPNGLHFERHHQGWYNVNPETHRLMVNGLVKNPRVFTMNDLMRLPSVSRTHFIECGANTGLEWGNVAVPTVQYTHGMLSCCEFTGVPLKVLLEECGADLKKGKFMLAEGGDGSGMTRTINLESCLNDTIVAWAMNGEMLRPENGFPLRLVVPGVQGVSWVKWLRRLEVGDTPWNTKDEAVHYIELMPDGTHRQYASIQECKSVITTPSGGQQLLDKGFYNVSGMAWSGRGKITRVDVSFDGGNNWRTARLETPVLTKSITRFNIDWVWDGSPAIMQSRAVDDTGYIQPSIKTLRNVRGTRSIYHNNAIQSWKLDTNGEVSNVQVG, encoded by the coding sequence ATCGAAAAGCCATTTAATCAGGCTCGCCTAGTAAAGGCACCAGAACATTTTATCTCTCAGGAGCTCATCGCCGATATCAATGCAAACGGCTTAGATGAAACCCGCCGTAGCTTCTTACGTAAGGGCTTTATGTCTGCTCTTGGTGGTGCAGCAGCTGGACTGGCGACCCCACTAGCTATGGCGGCAGGCGAGGGTGACCCAGCTATTCTGGAAAAGCAAGAATGGCAAACAACGCTTGGCAAGAATGTAGCAACCATGCCATATGGTGTGCCATCAATTTATGAGTCAAACCTCATTCGCCGTGAGTCGCCGGGCTTGACCCGAGTATCGGCAGCCTCTGTTGCCTTTACTCCGCTTCAGGGCTTGTTCGGAACCATCACTCCCAACGGATTGCATTTTGAGCGCCATCATCAGGGCTGGTACAACGTCAATCCAGAAACACATCGCTTGATGGTCAATGGCTTAGTGAAGAACCCACGTGTTTTCACGATGAATGATTTAATGCGTTTACCTTCGGTATCTCGTACTCACTTCATTGAGTGTGGTGCAAATACTGGATTAGAGTGGGGTAACGTTGCTGTTCCAACTGTGCAGTACACCCACGGCATGCTTTCTTGCTGTGAATTTACAGGAGTTCCTCTAAAGGTATTGTTGGAAGAGTGTGGTGCCGACCTTAAAAAAGGCAAGTTCATGTTAGCCGAGGGCGGTGATGGTTCAGGGATGACCCGCACTATCAATCTCGAGAGTTGCCTTAATGACACAATTGTTGCTTGGGCCATGAATGGTGAGATGTTGCGTCCAGAAAACGGCTTTCCATTGCGCTTGGTAGTTCCTGGGGTGCAGGGTGTGAGCTGGGTGAAATGGTTGCGGCGTTTAGAAGTAGGCGATACGCCTTGGAATACCAAAGACGAAGCGGTTCACTACATTGAGCTCATGCCAGATGGAACACATCGTCAATACGCATCAATACAAGAGTGTAAATCCGTCATCACAACGCCCTCAGGCGGTCAACAATTGCTTGATAAGGGCTTCTATAACGTGAGTGGTATGGCCTGGTCTGGTCGGGGAAAAATTACTCGAGTGGATGTTTCTTTTGATGGCGGCAACAACTGGCGAACAGCTCGCCTAGAAACGCCTGTCCTCACTAAGTCTATTACGCGCTTTAATATCGATTGGGTATGGGATGGCTCCCCGGCAATCATGCAATCAAGAGCTGTAGATGACACCGGCTACATTCAACCTTCGATCAAAACACTTCGCAATGTCCGCGGTACACGCTCGATCTATCACAACAATGCAATCCAATCATGGAAATTGGATACAAACGGCGAGGTGAGCAATGTTCAAGTTGGATAA
- a CDS encoding bifunctional 2-polyprenyl-6-hydroxyphenol methylase/3-demethylubiquinol 3-O-methyltransferase UbiG, with amino-acid sequence MSFADATQFWNERFDKKEFIFGKEPNEYLVEQASRYLKPSSSVLCIADGEGRNGVWLAKHGMRVTGFDVSDIALSKANQFAADNEVNIQYSLCDTDGFDWQASSYDAVVGIFIQFADPEMRARIFKQVHRTLKPAGLFILQGYTPKQLEYKTGGPSLIEHLYTEEMIRELSQDFEILELQCYEKRLSEGPRHTGMSALLGMVAKKIV; translated from the coding sequence ATGAGCTTTGCAGATGCTACCCAGTTCTGGAATGAACGCTTTGATAAAAAAGAGTTCATCTTTGGTAAAGAGCCAAATGAATATCTGGTTGAGCAAGCGTCTCGTTATCTTAAGCCTAGCTCCTCTGTTCTTTGTATTGCTGATGGAGAAGGGCGCAATGGTGTTTGGCTTGCTAAACATGGAATGCGCGTCACGGGTTTTGATGTTTCCGATATTGCATTAAGCAAAGCAAATCAGTTTGCTGCTGATAACGAAGTCAATATCCAATACAGTCTTTGTGACACCGATGGCTTTGATTGGCAGGCTAGCTCATATGATGCGGTAGTTGGTATCTTCATCCAGTTTGCTGATCCCGAAATGCGCGCCAGAATTTTCAAGCAAGTACATCGGACTTTGAAACCAGCTGGCCTATTTATTCTGCAGGGATACACTCCAAAGCAGTTGGAGTACAAAACCGGTGGCCCATCACTTATTGAGCATCTCTATACTGAAGAAATGATTCGTGAGTTAAGTCAAGATTTTGAAATTCTCGAATTACAGTGTTATGAAAAACGATTATCAGAAGGTCCCAGGCACACTGGTATGTCAGCATTGCTCGGAATGGTTGCCAAAAAGATTGTATGA